Proteins encoded in a region of the Manduca sexta isolate Smith_Timp_Sample1 chromosome 9, JHU_Msex_v1.0, whole genome shotgun sequence genome:
- the LOC115448921 gene encoding apolipophorin-3, whose protein sequence is MAAKFVVVLAACVALSHSAMVRRDAPAGGNAFEEMEKHAKEFQKTFSEQFNSLVNSKNTQDFNKALKDGSDSVLQQLSAFSSSLQGAISDANGKAKEALEQARQNVEKTAEELRKAHPDVEKEANAFKDKLQAAVQTTVQESQKLAKEVASNMEETNKKLAPKIKQAYDDFVKHAEEVQKKLHEAATKQ, encoded by the exons ATGGCAGCCAAGTTCGTCGTGGTTCTCGCCGCGTGCGTGGCCCTC TCGCACAGCGCGATGGTGCGCCGCGACGCTCCCGCTGGCGGCAACGCGTTTGAAGAGATGGAGAAGCACGCCAAAGAGTTCCAGAAGACCTTCAGCGAGCAATTTAACTCCCTCGTCAACTCCAAAAACACCCAGGACTTCAACAAGGCGCTTAAGGATGGCTCCGACTCCGTGCTGCAGCAACTGTCCGCCTTCTCCTCCAGTCTTCAGGGAGCG ATAAGCGACGCTAACGGCAAAGCCAAGGAAGCGCTGGAGCAGGCGCGCCAGAACGTAGAGAAGACCGCCGAGGAGCTGCGCAAGGCGCACCCCGACGTCGAGAAGGAAGCCAACGCGTTCAAGGACAAGCTGCAGGCGGCCGTGCAGACCACCGTGCAG GAGTCCCAGAAGTTGGCGAAGGAGGTGGCTTCTAACATGGAGGAGACAAACAAGAAACTGGCGCCCAAGATCAAGCAGGCCTATGACGACTTCGTGAAGCACGCCGAGGAGGTGCAAAAGAAACTGCACGAGGCCGCCACCAAGCAGTGA
- the LOC115448917 gene encoding uncharacterized protein LOC115448917 isoform X3, with product MRGWCARWWSGWGRTRVRWLAALVCWGTLAALALPRLQVPPAHAPPPAHPARLLLQSEPGASTPPAHTPPLPATDTRVLSEDELRADAERRLPSLPLAYWHKHKDDKNKYYKKKECAPFPSIYDLEFHNTYWQTLRASEGVFHLYGAYLDVRNTSRIGPAVRILAVHDRIKPTLATHCQLWFEEREQPVVVRNLEYKYVWNSKWGNFRDRVLQPYLLACVLPADVRHLTPASVSLVESPCDRASNNLRVHYDPPPPPAPRADFAVCVKGLDFLHEDLSVRLVEWIELVRLLGAEKIFFYELQVHPNITKVLDYYSSLGAVTVTPITLPGGQPNLPGLQHMYLKKKTTHKRQMELIPYNDCLYRNMYRYRWLALLDIDEVIVPLEDADWSSLMRRVLPLTTPAAGKPARSSYHASNLYFLDSLRHEHGWEEGAPRYMHMLQHVYRTRNFTKPGQYVKAFHETDRVLALHNHFPLACLGGACSSYALETRHARLQHYRADCVTALSKTCAELRAQPVRDTALWRWREPLVARADAALRALGFLPPLPPHR from the coding sequence ATGCGGGGGTGGTGCGCGCGCTGGTGGAGTGGGTGGGGCCGCACGCGCGTGCGCTGGCTGGCGGCGCTGGTGTGCTGGGGCACGCTGGCGGCACTGGCGCTGCCGCGGCTGCAGGTGCCGCcggcgcacgcgccgccgcccgcgcacccCGCGCGCCTGCTGCTGCAGTCGGAGCCGGGCGCGTCCACGCCGCCGGCGCACACGCCGCCGCTGCCCGCCACAGACACGCGTGTGCTCTCCGAGGATGAGTTGCGCGCGGACGCCGAGCGCCGCCTGCCCTCGCTGCCGCTCGCCTACTGGCACAAACACAAGGATGACAAGAACAAGTACTATAAGAAGAAAGAGTGCGCGCCGTTCCCGTCCATATACGACCTGGAGTTCCACAACACGTACTGGCAGACGCTGCGTGCGAGCGAGGGCGTGTTCCACCTGTACGGCGCGTACTTGGACGTGCGCAACACGTCGCGCATAGGGCCCGCCGTGCGCATCCTCGCCGTGCACGACCGCATCAAGCCCACGCTCGCTACGCACTGCCAGCTCTGGTTCGAGGAGCGCGAGCAGCCCGTGGTGGTGCGCAACCTCGAGTACAAGTACGTGTGGAACAGCAAGTGGGGCAACTTCCGCGACCGCGTTCTGCAGCCGTACCTGCTGGCGTGCGTGCTGCCCGCCGACGTGCGCCACCTGACGCCCGCCTCCGTGTCGCTGGTGGAGAGCCCGTGCGACCGCGCCTCCAACAACCTGCGGGTGCACTAcgacccgccgccgccgccagcgcctCGCGCAGACTTCGCCGTCTGCGTCAAGGGGCTCGACTTTCTGCACGAGGACCTGTCCGTGCGGCTCGTCGAGTGGATCGAGCTGGTGCGCCTGCTCGGcgccgaaaaaatatttttttacgaactgCAAGTGCACCCCAACATAACGAAAGTGCTCGATTACTATTCGTCGCTGGGGGCTGTGACGGTGACGCCGATCACGCTGCCCGGCGGCCAGCCGAACTTGCCCGGCCTGCAGCACATGTACCTCAAAAAGAAGACGACGCACAAGCGGCAGATGGAGCTGATCCCGTACAATGACTGTCTGTACCGCAACATGTACCGGTACCGGTGGCTGGCGCTGCTCGACATCGACGAAGTGATCGTGCCGCTCGAGGACGCCGACTGGAGCTCGTTGATGCGACGCGTGCTGCCGCTGACCACGCCGGCCGCCGGCAAGCCCGCGCGCTCCTCCTACCACGCGTCCAACCTGTACTTCCTGGACTCGCTGCGGCACGAGCACGGCTGGGAGGAGGGCGCGCCACGGTACATGCACATGCTGCAGCACGTGTACCGCACGCGCAACTTCACCAAGCCCGGCCAGTACGTGAAGGCGTTCCACGAGACGGACCGCGTGCTCGCGCTGCACAACCACTTCCCGCTGGCGTGCCTCGGCGGCGCGTGCTCCTCGTACGCGCTCGAGACGCGCCACGCGCGCCTGCAGCACTACCGCGCCGACTGCGTCACGGCGCTGAGCAAGACGTGCGCCGAGCTGCGCGCGCAGCCCGTGCGCGACACGGCGCTGTGGCGCTGGCGCGAGCCGCTGGTGGCGCGCGCGGACGCGGCGCTGCGCGCGCTGGGCTTCCTGCCGCCGCTGCCGCCGCACCGGTGA
- the LOC115448917 gene encoding uncharacterized protein LOC115448917 isoform X2, which produces MRDCAAMRGWCARWWSGWGRTRVRWLAALVCWGTLAALALPRLQVPPAHAPPPAHPARLLLQSEPGASTPPAHTPPLPATDTRVLSEDELRADAERRLPSLPLAYWHKHKDDKNKYYKKKECAPFPSIYDLEFHNTYWQTLRASEGVFHLYGAYLDVRNTSRIGPAVRILAVHDRIKPTLATHCQLWFEEREQPVVVRNLEYKYVWNSKWGNFRDRVLQPYLLACVLPADVRHLTPASVSLVESPCDRASNNLRVHYDPPPPPAPRADFAVCVKGLDFLHEDLSVRLVEWIELVRLLGAEKIFFYELQVHPNITKVLDYYSSLGAVTVTPITLPGGQPNLPGLQHMYLKKKTTHKRQMELIPYNDCLYRNMYRYRWLALLDIDEVIVPLEDADWSSLMRRVLPLTTPAAGKPARSSYHASNLYFLDSLRHEHGWEEGAPRYMHMLQHVYRTRNFTKPGQYVKAFHETDRVLALHNHFPLACLGGACSSYALETRHARLQHYRADCVTALSKTCAELRAQPVRDTALWRWREPLVARADAALRALGFLPPLPPHR; this is translated from the exons ATGAGAGACTGCGCG GCGATGCGGGGGTGGTGCGCGCGCTGGTGGAGTGGGTGGGGCCGCACGCGCGTGCGCTGGCTGGCGGCGCTGGTGTGCTGGGGCACGCTGGCGGCACTGGCGCTGCCGCGGCTGCAGGTGCCGCcggcgcacgcgccgccgcccgcgcacccCGCGCGCCTGCTGCTGCAGTCGGAGCCGGGCGCGTCCACGCCGCCGGCGCACACGCCGCCGCTGCCCGCCACAGACACGCGTGTGCTCTCCGAGGATGAGTTGCGCGCGGACGCCGAGCGCCGCCTGCCCTCGCTGCCGCTCGCCTACTGGCACAAACACAAGGATGACAAGAACAAGTACTATAAGAAGAAAGAGTGCGCGCCGTTCCCGTCCATATACGACCTGGAGTTCCACAACACGTACTGGCAGACGCTGCGTGCGAGCGAGGGCGTGTTCCACCTGTACGGCGCGTACTTGGACGTGCGCAACACGTCGCGCATAGGGCCCGCCGTGCGCATCCTCGCCGTGCACGACCGCATCAAGCCCACGCTCGCTACGCACTGCCAGCTCTGGTTCGAGGAGCGCGAGCAGCCCGTGGTGGTGCGCAACCTCGAGTACAAGTACGTGTGGAACAGCAAGTGGGGCAACTTCCGCGACCGCGTTCTGCAGCCGTACCTGCTGGCGTGCGTGCTGCCCGCCGACGTGCGCCACCTGACGCCCGCCTCCGTGTCGCTGGTGGAGAGCCCGTGCGACCGCGCCTCCAACAACCTGCGGGTGCACTAcgacccgccgccgccgccagcgcctCGCGCAGACTTCGCCGTCTGCGTCAAGGGGCTCGACTTTCTGCACGAGGACCTGTCCGTGCGGCTCGTCGAGTGGATCGAGCTGGTGCGCCTGCTCGGcgccgaaaaaatatttttttacgaactgCAAGTGCACCCCAACATAACGAAAGTGCTCGATTACTATTCGTCGCTGGGGGCTGTGACGGTGACGCCGATCACGCTGCCCGGCGGCCAGCCGAACTTGCCCGGCCTGCAGCACATGTACCTCAAAAAGAAGACGACGCACAAGCGGCAGATGGAGCTGATCCCGTACAATGACTGTCTGTACCGCAACATGTACCGGTACCGGTGGCTGGCGCTGCTCGACATCGACGAAGTGATCGTGCCGCTCGAGGACGCCGACTGGAGCTCGTTGATGCGACGCGTGCTGCCGCTGACCACGCCGGCCGCCGGCAAGCCCGCGCGCTCCTCCTACCACGCGTCCAACCTGTACTTCCTGGACTCGCTGCGGCACGAGCACGGCTGGGAGGAGGGCGCGCCACGGTACATGCACATGCTGCAGCACGTGTACCGCACGCGCAACTTCACCAAGCCCGGCCAGTACGTGAAGGCGTTCCACGAGACGGACCGCGTGCTCGCGCTGCACAACCACTTCCCGCTGGCGTGCCTCGGCGGCGCGTGCTCCTCGTACGCGCTCGAGACGCGCCACGCGCGCCTGCAGCACTACCGCGCCGACTGCGTCACGGCGCTGAGCAAGACGTGCGCCGAGCTGCGCGCGCAGCCCGTGCGCGACACGGCGCTGTGGCGCTGGCGCGAGCCGCTGGTGGCGCGCGCGGACGCGGCGCTGCGCGCGCTGGGCTTCCTGCCGCCGCTGCCGCCGCACCGGTGA
- the LOC115448917 gene encoding uncharacterized protein LOC115448917 isoform X1 — MMVGGDAMRGWCARWWSGWGRTRVRWLAALVCWGTLAALALPRLQVPPAHAPPPAHPARLLLQSEPGASTPPAHTPPLPATDTRVLSEDELRADAERRLPSLPLAYWHKHKDDKNKYYKKKECAPFPSIYDLEFHNTYWQTLRASEGVFHLYGAYLDVRNTSRIGPAVRILAVHDRIKPTLATHCQLWFEEREQPVVVRNLEYKYVWNSKWGNFRDRVLQPYLLACVLPADVRHLTPASVSLVESPCDRASNNLRVHYDPPPPPAPRADFAVCVKGLDFLHEDLSVRLVEWIELVRLLGAEKIFFYELQVHPNITKVLDYYSSLGAVTVTPITLPGGQPNLPGLQHMYLKKKTTHKRQMELIPYNDCLYRNMYRYRWLALLDIDEVIVPLEDADWSSLMRRVLPLTTPAAGKPARSSYHASNLYFLDSLRHEHGWEEGAPRYMHMLQHVYRTRNFTKPGQYVKAFHETDRVLALHNHFPLACLGGACSSYALETRHARLQHYRADCVTALSKTCAELRAQPVRDTALWRWREPLVARADAALRALGFLPPLPPHR, encoded by the coding sequence GCGATGCGGGGGTGGTGCGCGCGCTGGTGGAGTGGGTGGGGCCGCACGCGCGTGCGCTGGCTGGCGGCGCTGGTGTGCTGGGGCACGCTGGCGGCACTGGCGCTGCCGCGGCTGCAGGTGCCGCcggcgcacgcgccgccgcccgcgcacccCGCGCGCCTGCTGCTGCAGTCGGAGCCGGGCGCGTCCACGCCGCCGGCGCACACGCCGCCGCTGCCCGCCACAGACACGCGTGTGCTCTCCGAGGATGAGTTGCGCGCGGACGCCGAGCGCCGCCTGCCCTCGCTGCCGCTCGCCTACTGGCACAAACACAAGGATGACAAGAACAAGTACTATAAGAAGAAAGAGTGCGCGCCGTTCCCGTCCATATACGACCTGGAGTTCCACAACACGTACTGGCAGACGCTGCGTGCGAGCGAGGGCGTGTTCCACCTGTACGGCGCGTACTTGGACGTGCGCAACACGTCGCGCATAGGGCCCGCCGTGCGCATCCTCGCCGTGCACGACCGCATCAAGCCCACGCTCGCTACGCACTGCCAGCTCTGGTTCGAGGAGCGCGAGCAGCCCGTGGTGGTGCGCAACCTCGAGTACAAGTACGTGTGGAACAGCAAGTGGGGCAACTTCCGCGACCGCGTTCTGCAGCCGTACCTGCTGGCGTGCGTGCTGCCCGCCGACGTGCGCCACCTGACGCCCGCCTCCGTGTCGCTGGTGGAGAGCCCGTGCGACCGCGCCTCCAACAACCTGCGGGTGCACTAcgacccgccgccgccgccagcgcctCGCGCAGACTTCGCCGTCTGCGTCAAGGGGCTCGACTTTCTGCACGAGGACCTGTCCGTGCGGCTCGTCGAGTGGATCGAGCTGGTGCGCCTGCTCGGcgccgaaaaaatatttttttacgaactgCAAGTGCACCCCAACATAACGAAAGTGCTCGATTACTATTCGTCGCTGGGGGCTGTGACGGTGACGCCGATCACGCTGCCCGGCGGCCAGCCGAACTTGCCCGGCCTGCAGCACATGTACCTCAAAAAGAAGACGACGCACAAGCGGCAGATGGAGCTGATCCCGTACAATGACTGTCTGTACCGCAACATGTACCGGTACCGGTGGCTGGCGCTGCTCGACATCGACGAAGTGATCGTGCCGCTCGAGGACGCCGACTGGAGCTCGTTGATGCGACGCGTGCTGCCGCTGACCACGCCGGCCGCCGGCAAGCCCGCGCGCTCCTCCTACCACGCGTCCAACCTGTACTTCCTGGACTCGCTGCGGCACGAGCACGGCTGGGAGGAGGGCGCGCCACGGTACATGCACATGCTGCAGCACGTGTACCGCACGCGCAACTTCACCAAGCCCGGCCAGTACGTGAAGGCGTTCCACGAGACGGACCGCGTGCTCGCGCTGCACAACCACTTCCCGCTGGCGTGCCTCGGCGGCGCGTGCTCCTCGTACGCGCTCGAGACGCGCCACGCGCGCCTGCAGCACTACCGCGCCGACTGCGTCACGGCGCTGAGCAAGACGTGCGCCGAGCTGCGCGCGCAGCCCGTGCGCGACACGGCGCTGTGGCGCTGGCGCGAGCCGCTGGTGGCGCGCGCGGACGCGGCGCTGCGCGCGCTGGGCTTCCTGCCGCCGCTGCCGCCGCACCGGTGA